A region from the Medicago truncatula cultivar Jemalong A17 chromosome 6, MtrunA17r5.0-ANR, whole genome shotgun sequence genome encodes:
- the LOC11416006 gene encoding pre-rRNA-processing protein esf2 gives MKVPEEENNEINATTIASNDENSNSEPELESESESEMELRLKKLKMKKKLKMEAKKANMRGVCYLSRIPPHMDHVKLRQLLSQFGDIQRIYLAPQDSNARVQSKRARASQNQAYSEGWVEFANKCVAKRVANNINGEQIGGKKRSSFHYDLWNIKYLSKFKWDDLTEELAFKRATREQKLALELSAAKKERDFYMSKVDQSRTLNAIDERLKKKQKVQHVERVIRHFPQTKPIAAANAKKSKTEVSDDLLDAVFGGL, from the exons atgaAAGTTCCAGAGGAAGAAAACAACGAGATTAACGCTACAACAATAGCATCAAATGATGAGAATTCGAATTCGGAACCGGAATTGGAATCGGAATCGGAATCGGAAATGGAATTGAGATTGAAGaaattgaagatgaagaagaagctgaaaaTGGAAGCGAAGAAAGCTAATATGCGCGGTGTTTGTTATTTGAGTCGAATTCCTCCTCATATGGATCATGTTAAGCTTCGTCAACTTCTTTCGCAATTCGGTGATATTCAAAGAATTTATCTTGCTCCTCAAG ATTCTAATGCCAGAGTGCAATCTAAGCGAGCCCGGGCATCCCAAAACCAAGCTTATTCAGAAGG ATGGGTTGAATTCGCCAATAAATGTGTTGCCAAGAGGGTTGCCAATAACATAAATGGTGAACAAATAG GGGGAAAAAAGAGGTCATCTTTCCACTATGACCTTTGGAATATTAAGTACTTGAGCAAGTTCAAGTGGGATGATCTAACTGAAGAACTAG CCTTCAAAAGAGCTACTCGGGAGCAAAAACTGGCATTAGAACTGTCTGCAGCCAAGAAAGAGAGAGATTTCTATATGTCCAAAGTTGACCAGTCGCGTACTTTGAATGCTATAGATGAGAGGTTAAAGAAG AAGCAGAAGGTTCAACATGTGGAAAGAGTGATTCGGCATTTCCCTCAAACAAAGCCAATAGCTGCTGCTAAtgctaaaaaaagtaaaaccgAAGTGTCAGACGATCTTCTAGATGCA GTATTTGGTGGCTTGTAA